From Tripterygium wilfordii isolate XIE 37 chromosome 16, ASM1340144v1, whole genome shotgun sequence, one genomic window encodes:
- the LOC119981183 gene encoding uncharacterized protein LOC119981183 yields the protein MANNGSSGGATWADQWDYNPDPVSVPDNNKKNTSNYKQKVGEGLGKTKAVASTGVKKVKEGTAVGFQWIKDKYHKTTQKKN from the coding sequence ATGGCGAATAACGGATCTTCCGGAGGCGCTACGTGGGCTGATCAGTGGGACTACAACCCGGACCCGGTCTCTGTGCCCGATAACAACAAGAAGAACACGAGTAATTACAAGCAGAAGGTCGGAGAAGGCCTAGGAAAGACCAAAGCAGTGGCGTCGACTGGCGTGAAGAAGGTCAAGGAAGGGACCGCCGTCGGATTTCAGTGGATCAAAGACAAGTATCACAAAACTACTCAGAAAAAAAACTGA
- the LOC119981499 gene encoding alpha-N-acetylglucosaminidase-like isoform X1 yields MGSPFPAIFSLVIVFSVFLLAQSSTIGVDYISRLLEIQDRERAPPSVQVTAAVGVLGRLLPSHSSGFEFLIVSKEQCGGESCFIIRNHPSATTPGAPEILIAGVTGVEVLAGVHWYLKYWCGSHISWEKTGGVQLHSIPKLGFLPRVQDSGVLVQRPVPWNYYQNAVTSSYSFAWWDWRRWEKEIDWMALHGINLPLAFTGQEAIWRKVFQKFNISSSELDDFFGGPAFLAWSRMGNLHRWGGPLPQSWFDQQLSLQKKILSRMYELGMTPVLPAFSGNVPAALKSMFPSAKITRLGNWFSVKSDLRWSCTYLLDATDPLFIEIGKAFIEKQLDEYGSTGHIYNCDTFDENTPPIDDPDYISSLGAAIFKGMQSGDSDAVWLMQGWLFSYDPFWRPPQMKALLHSVPVGKLVVLDLFAEVKPLWITSEQFYGVPYIWCMLHNFAGNIEMYGVLDAVASGPVEARISENSTMVGVGMSMEGIEQNPVVYDLMSEMAFQHKTVDVQAWIDLYSTRRYGHSIPLIRDAWNILYHTIYNCTDGAYDKNRDVIVAFPDIDPSFMVLEEMCHHQDKLVPKGELLENEYLYEKPHLWYSTSDVIRALELFIMSGDKLSGSNTYRYDLVDLTRQALAKYANQLFLTIIEAYQLNDIHEVSYHSQKFLELVEDMDMLLACHEGFLLGPWLESAKQLARDAEQEKQFEWNARTQITMWFDNTEEEASLLRDYGNKYWSGLLQDYYGPRAAIYFKFLKESLQNGHSFRLKNWRREWIKLTNDWQKSQKLFPVESVRDALQISRRLYNKYLLSTDE; encoded by the exons ATGGGCTCTCCATTTCCCGCCATCTTTTCTCTGGTTATCGTGTTCTCCGTCTTCTTGCTTGCTCAATCGTCGACAATCGGCGTCGATTACATCTCGCGTCTCCTCGAGATTCAGGACCGCGAGAGAGCGCCTCCCTCCGTACAAGTGACCGCCGCTGTGGGAGTACTTGGCAGGCTTCTTCCTTCTCATTCTTCTGGCTTCGAGTTTCTAATTGTCTCCAAG GAGCAATGCGGAGGGGAGTCTTGCTTTATAATCAGAAATCATCCTTCTGCCACCACTCCCGGGGCTCCGGAAATTCT AATTGCTGGGGTCACTGGAGTGGAAGTGCTTGCTGGTGTTCACTGGTACTTGAAGTATTGGTGTGGTTCACATATCTCTTGGGAAAAGACGGGAGGTGTGCAGTTACATTCAATACCTAAATTAGGCTTTCTTCCCCGTGTTCAAGATTCTGGTGTCTTGGTACAAAGACCCGTTCCTTGGAATTACTACCAGAATGCTGTTACTTCAAGTT ACTCTTTTGCATGGTGGGACTGGAGAAGGTGGGAAAAGGAAATTGACTGGATGGCGCTCCATGGTATAAATTTACCACTAGCATTTACTGGTCAAGAAGCTATTTGGCGGAAAGTTTTCCAG AAATTTAACATAAGCAGTTCAGAGTTGGATGACTTTTTCGGAGGCCCTGCATTTCTTGCATGGTCACGTATGGGAAATTTGCATAG ATGGGGTGGACCACTACCACAAAGTTGGTTTGATCAACAGCTAAGCTTACAGAAGAAAATTCTTTCCAGGATGTATGAACTTGGAATGACTCCAG TCCTTCCAGCTTTTTCTGGAAATGTTCCAGCAGCATTAAAATCTATGTTCCCATCAGCGAAGATAACACGCTTAGGAAATTG GTTTTCTGTTAAGAGTGACCTCAGATGGTCCTGCACCTATCTCCTTGATGCAACAGATCCTTTATTCATTGAGATTGGGAAAGCATTCATTGAAAAACAATTGGATG AGTATGGAAGCACTGGTCACATCTACAACTG TGACACTTTTGATGAGAATACGCCACCTATAGATGATCCAGACTATATCTCTTCTCTTGGTGCAGCAATTTTTAAGGGGATGCAAAGTGGTGATAGTGATGCTGTTTGGCTGATGCAG GGATGGTTGTTCTCATATGATCCGTTCTGGAGGCCTCCACAGATGAAG GCACTTTTACATTCTGTTCCTGTAGGGAAGCTAGTGGTCCTTGATCTGTTTGCTGAAGTGAAACCCCTATGGATTACTTCGGAGCAGTTCTATGGTGTTCCTTACATCTG GTGTATGTTGCACAACTTTGCTGGAAATATTGAGATGTATGGGGTTTTGGATGCAGTAGCATCTGGACCTGTTGAAGCTCGTATTAGCGAAAATTCAACAATG GTTGGTGTTGGAATGTCAATGGAAGGTATCGAACAAAATCCTGTTGTTTATGATTTGATGTCAGAAATGGCATTTCAGCACAAAACTGTTGATGTCCAG GCATGGATTGATCTCTATTCTACGAGAAGATATGGCCATTCAATTCCCTTAATTCGAGATGCTTGGAATATATTATATCACACAATTTATAATTGTACAGACGGTGCCTAT GACAAAAATAGGGATGTAATTGTTGCTTTCCCCGACATTGATCCATCTTTTATGGTGCTGGAAGAGATGTGTCACCATCAAGACAAACTTGTACCAAAGGGAGAACTTTTAGAgaatgagtatttatatgagaAACCTCACTTGTGGTATTCAACCTCTGATGTAATACGTGCATTGGAACTTTTTATCATGAGCGGGGATAAACTATCAGGAAGTAATACTTACAG GTATGATTTGGTGGACTTGACAAGACAAGCTTTGGCGAAATATGCCAACCAGCTGTTCTTAACAATTATAGAAGCCTATCAGCTAAATGATATACATGAAGTTTCCTACCATAGTCAGAAATTCCTAGAACTAGTGGAAGACATGGATATGCTCTTAGCATGCCATGAAGGATTTCTTCTAGGACCTTGGCTAGAAAGTGCAAAGCAACTTGCAAGGGACGCAGAACAAGAGAAACAG TTTGAATGGAATGCGAGAACTCAAATCACCATGTGGTTTGACAACACAGAGGAGGAAGCTAGTCTGCTTCGTGACTATG GGAACAAGTACTGGAGTGGTCTTCTACAAGACTATTATGGACCCAGAGCTGCTATATATTTCAAATTCTTAAAAGAGAGTCTGCAAAACGGCCATTCTTTTCGATTGAAGAACTGGAGACGT GAATGGATAAAGCTTACAAATGATTGGCAGAAAAGCCAAAAATTATTCCCTGTGGAAAGCGTGCGAGATGCTCTACAAATATCAAGACGGCTTTATAACAAGTATTTGCTCAGTACAGATGAATGA
- the LOC119981499 gene encoding alpha-N-acetylglucosaminidase-like isoform X2, whose amino-acid sequence MGSPFPAIFSLVIVFSVFLLAQSSTIGVDYISRLLEIQDRERAPPSVQVTAAVGVLGRLLPSHSSGFEFLIVSKEQCGGESCFIIRNHPSATTPGAPEILIAGVTGVEVLAGVHWYLKYWCGSHISWEKTGGVQLHSIPKLGFLPRVQDSGVLVQRPVPWNYYQNAVTSSYSFAWWDWRRWEKEIDWMALHGINLPLAFTGQEAIWRKVFQKFNISSSELDDFFGGPAFLAWSRMGNLHRWGGPLPQSWFDQQLSLQKKILSRMYELGMTPVLPAFSGNVPAALKSMFPSAKITRLGNWFSVKSDLRWSCTYLLDATDPLFIEIGKAFIEKQLDEYGSTGHIYNCDTFDENTPPIDDPDYISSLGAAIFKGMQSGDSDAVWLMQGWLFSYDPFWRPPQMKALLHSVPVGKLVVLDLFAEVKPLWITSEQFYGVPYIWCMLHNFAGNIEMYGVLDAVASGPVEARISENSTMVGVGMSMEGIEQNPVVYDLMSEMAFQHKTVDVQAWIDLYSTRRYGHSIPLIRDAWNILYHTIYNCTDGAYDKNRDVIVAFPDIDPSFMVLEEMCHHQDKLVPKGELLENEYLYEKPHLWYSTSDVIRALELFIMSGDKLSGSNTYRYDLVDLTRQALAKYANQLFLTIIEAYQLNDIHEVSYHSQKFLELVEDMDMLLACHEGFLLGPWLESAKQLARDAEQEKQFEWNARTQITMWFDNTEEEASLLRDYGNKYWSGLLQDYYGPRAAIYFKFLKESLQNGHSFRLKNWRREWIKLTNDWQKSQKLFPVESVRDALQISRRLYNKYLLSTDE is encoded by the exons ATGGGCTCTCCATTTCCCGCCATCTTTTCTCTGGTTATCGTGTTCTCCGTCTTCTTGCTTGCTCAATCGTCGACAATCGGCGTCGATTACATCTCGCGTCTCCTCGAGATTCAGGACCGCGAGAGAGCGCCTCCCTCCGTACAAGTGACCGCCGCTGTGGGAGTACTTGGCAGGCTTCTTCCTTCTCATTCTTCTGGCTTCGAGTTTCTAATTGTCTCCAAG GAGCAATGCGGAGGGGAGTCTTGCTTTATAATCAGAAATCATCCTTCTGCCACCACTCCCGGGGCTCCGGAAATTCT AATTGCTGGGGTCACTGGAGTGGAAGTGCTTGCTGGTGTTCACTGGTACTTGAAGTATTGGTGTGGTTCACATATCTCTTGGGAAAAGACGGGAGGTGTGCAGTTACATTCAATACCTAAATTAGGCTTTCTTCCCCGTGTTCAAGATTCTGGTGTCTTGGTACAAAGACCCGTTCCTTGGAATTACTACCAGAATGCTGTTACTTCAAGTT ACTCTTTTGCATGGTGGGACTGGAGAAGGTGGGAAAAGGAAATTGACTGGATGGCGCTCCATGGTATAAATTTACCACTAGCATTTACTGGTCAAGAAGCTATTTGGCGGAAAGTTTTCCAG AAATTTAACATAAGCAGTTCAGAGTTGGATGACTTTTTCGGAGGCCCTGCATTTCTTGCATGGTCACGTATGGGAAATTTGCATAG ATGGGGTGGACCACTACCACAAAGTTGGTTTGATCAACAGCTAAGCTTACAGAAGAAAATTCTTTCCAGGATGTATGAACTTGGAATGACTCCAG TCCTTCCAGCTTTTTCTGGAAATGTTCCAGCAGCATTAAAATCTATGTTCCCATCAGCGAAGATAACACGCTTAGGAAATTG GTTTTCTGTTAAGAGTGACCTCAGATGGTCCTGCACCTATCTCCTTGATGCAACAGATCCTTTATTCATTGAGATTGGGAAAGCATTCATTGAAAAACAATTGGATG AGTATGGAAGCACTGGTCACATCTACAACTG TGACACTTTTGATGAGAATACGCCACCTATAGATGATCCAGACTATATCTCTTCTCTTGGTGCAGCAATTTTTAAGGGGATGCAAAGTGGTGATAGTGATGCTGTTTGGCTGATGCAG GGATGGTTGTTCTCATATGATCCGTTCTGGAGGCCTCCACAGATGAAG GCACTTTTACATTCTGTTCCTGTAGGGAAGCTAGTGGTCCTTGATCTGTTTGCTGAAGTGAAACCCCTATGGATTACTTCGGAGCAGTTCTATGGTGTTCCTTACATCTG GTGTATGTTGCACAACTTTGCTGGAAATATTGAGATGTATGGGGTTTTGGATGCAGTAGCATCTGGACCTGTTGAAGCTCGTATTAGCGAAAATTCAACAATG GTTGGTGTTGGAATGTCAATGGAAGGTATCGAACAAAATCCTGTTGTTTATGATTTGATGTCAGAAATGGCATTTCAGCACAAAACTGTTGATGTCCAG GCATGGATTGATCTCTATTCTACGAGAAGATATGGCCATTCAATTCCCTTAATTCGAGATGCTTGGAATATATTATATCACACAATTTATAATTGTACAGACGGTGCCTAT GACAAAAATAGGGATGTAATTGTTGCTTTCCCCGACATTGATCCATCTTTTATGGTGCTGGAAGAGATGTGTCACCATCAAGACAAACTTGTACCAAAGGGAGAACTTTTAGAgaatgagtatttatatgagaAACCTCACTTGTGGTATTCAACCTCTGATGTAATACGTGCATTGGAACTTTTTATCATGAGCGGGGATAAACTATCAGGAAGTAATACTTACAG GTATGATTTGGTGGACTTGACAAGACAAGCTTTGGCGAAATATGCCAACCAGCTGTTCTTAACAATTATAGAAGCCTATCAGCTAAATGATATACATGAAGTTTCCTACCATAGTCAGAAATTCCTAGAACTAGTGGAAGACATGGATATGCTCTTAGCATGCCATGAAGGATTTCTTCTAGGACCTTGGCTAGAAAGTGCAAAGCAACTTGCAAGGGACGCAGAACAAGAGAAACAG TTTGAATGGAATGCGAGAACTCAAATCACCATGTGGTTTGACAACACAGAGGAGGAAGCTAGTCTGCTTCGTGACTATG GGAACAAGTACTGGAGTGGTCTTCTACAAGACTATTATGGACCCAGAGCTGCTATATATTTCAAATTCTTAAAAGAGAGTCTGCAAAACGGCCATTCTTTTCGATTGAAGAACTGGAGACGTGAATGGATA AAGCTTACAAATGATTGGCAGAAAAGCCAAAAATTATTCCCTGTGGAAAGCGTGCGAGATGCTCTACAAATATCAAGACGGCTTTATAACAAGTATTTGCTCAGTACAGATGAATGA
- the LOC119980215 gene encoding U-box domain-containing protein 38-like — protein MGGHGRHRWKISFYRRSSTSSSSPKPDQDEPPKEYCCPISGSLMTDPLVVSSGQTFEAVSVQVCRDLGLLPVLEDGSRPDFTTVIPNLAIKTSIGRWCANHGIEHPRPPEYSSVEKLVRASVPSSSLDSSNPEIRVSERELLAGVAENPPVLFSHAATELAHRVNHFHCSSSEESVIVTTASPPTPLPLTTRPACYSSSSSSEIAELENANNSFSSLSPEEEEIVARLKDPEVHEQEQAAISLRKLTRTKEESRVSLCSPRLLLSLRSLMVSRYCVVQTNALASLVNLSLEKPNKVKILRAGFVPLLIDVLKGGSSEAQEHAAGALFSLALEDDNKMAIGVLGALQPLMHALRFDSERTRQDSALALYHLTLIQSNRVKLVKLGVVSRLLSMVNSGDLASRVLLILCNVAACMEGRSAMLDANAVAILVGVLRDGEAESEAVLENCVAALFALSHGSLRFKGLAKEARAVEVLREIEERGSGRAREKAKRILQVMKGRGEEEEEEEEKKKKGLDWEEVLESGVVSRTRQLRIGGGNINGPNTTKF, from the coding sequence ATGGGCGGCCATGGCCGACACAGGTGGAAAATCTCTTTCTACCGCCGctcttctacttcttcttcttcaccaaaACCCGACCAGGATGAGCCTCCTAAAGAGTACTGTTGTCCAATTTCTGGTTCTCTGATGACCGACCCCCTCGTTGTTTCTTCAGGCCAAACCTTCGAGGCAGTCTCTGTACAGGTCTGTCGAGATTTGGGGCTTTTACCCGTTCTCGAGGACGGGTCCCGACCCGATTTCACTACCGTCATCCCCAATTTGGCTATCAAAACTAGCATCGGTCGGTGGTGCGCAAATCACGGTATTGAGCACCCACGTCCACCTGAGTATAGCTCCGTGGAGAAGCTTGTTCGTGCTTCCGTGCCTTCTTCGTCTCTCGATTCGTCTAATCCTGAAATTAGGGTTTCGGAGAGAGAGTTGCTTGCTGGTGTGGCTGAGAATCCGCCGGTATTGTTCTCGCACGCCGCGACAGAGTTGGCTCACCGGGTCAATCACTTCCACTGCAGTTCCTCCGAGGAGTCCGTAATTGTTACGACGGCGAGTCCGCCCACACCGTTGCCGCTGACGACTCGACCCGCGTGCTACTCTTCATCGTCTTCGTCTGAAATCGCGGAACTCGAAAACGCTAACAATTCGTTTTCTTCGTTATCGCCTGAAGAAGAGGAAATTGTGGCGAGACTAAAAGACCCTGAAGTTCACGAACAAGAGCAGGCAGCTATTTCGCTAAGAAAGCTCACAAGGACTAAAGAAGAAAGTAGAGTCTCTCTTTGTAGTCCTAGATTACTATTGTCTTTAAGGTCGTTAATGGTGTCGCGGTATTGTGTGGTGCAAACTAACGCTCTGGCTTCTCTGGTGAATCTCTCACTAGAAAAACCAAATAAGGTGAAGATTTTACGGGCAGGATTTGTTCCGCTGCTGATTGATGTTTTGAAGGGTGGTTCTAGTGAAGCACAGGAGCACGCTGCTGGTGCCCTCTTTAGCTTGGCGTTGGAGGATGACAACAAGATGGCGATTGGTGTCCTGGGTGCTTTACAGCCATTGATGCACGCCCTGAGATTTGATAGTGAGCGAACTCGGCAGGATTCAGCTCTTGCTTTGTACCACTTGACTCTGATTCAAAGCAATCGAGTCAAGCTAGTGAAACTTGGGGTTGTGTCTAGGTTGTTAAGCATGGTGAATTCCGGTGACTTGGCCAGCCGGGTTCTGCTAATTTTGTGCAATGTGGCTGCTTGCATGGAGGGTAGATCAGCAATGCTTGATGCGAATGCGGTGGCAATATTGGTGGGGGTATTGAGAGATGGGGAAGCAGAATCAGAGGCTGTTCTGGAGAATTGTGTTGCAGCATTGTTTGCTCTTAGTCATGGGAGCTTGAGGTTCAAGGGGTTGGCTAAGGAGGCAAGGGCTGTGGAAGTGTTGAGAGAGATTGAAGAGAGAGGGAGCGGGAGGGCGAGGGAGAAAGCAAAGAGGATATTACAGGTGATGAAggggagaggagaggaggaggaggaggaggaggagaagaagaagaaaggcttGGATTGGGAGGAGGTTCTGGAGTCAGGTGTAGTGAGTCGAACTCGTCAACTGCGAATTGGTGGGGGAAATATCAATGGTCCAAACACtacaaaattttga